The nucleotide window ACGTCCTTGGGTACCTTGGTCTCCTGGGAGCCACTCGGCGGTCCCGACTCTTCTTTCTGCATCCCGGAGTCTTGTGTTGGTTTCTTTATCGCAAGTAGTTGACTACAGGAGAACTACAAATCTCGACACAGCGCTGTCTGTGGACTATAACAACACGGTAGTGTTTACTTCACTCCGCTTAGAAATCAGCGCGTCATTTCGTATGAAAAGACACGCAAAACTTACTTCTAATTCTGTTATCGTCCCAAGATACGAAGCGCAGCCCCCGACCTGAGGAAGTACAGACGCCTCGTCCTCCGCTGCCGTCCCGTTACCCGACGAGACACGCCCCTCCGGGGTGGGACACGCCCCTTGATGACGAGACGCGCATGTTTGACTCTCTCCACGCTGCGGCAAACTATCAGTAATAGATGGTTTACTACCGGGGAACAAAACGGTCGTCTCAGTACCAATACAGAATCAAACGTCTGGGATCAGACAGTTTATTGGCTGATTATTCGTGTATGTGGCGTATTGACCCTGGGGTCCCTTTTGTCTTTAGTGGATGGATCACGATAGCGGAGGATTAGTGCTGGGGAGGTGCGTTTTAAACCTGCATACTAAGCGTTTTAAGGTGTAGGCCTGCTGCAGAAGGTCAATATGACTGGAGCTTAGGAAATGAAAACACAACCAACAGGATGTGTTTAAACAGACGGACGGTATAGAGACCCGGGTTGTTGAATGAACGGTCTCCAACCAGACAAACCAAACTAGGTCACTGAACGTTCAGGGTCCAGATACAGCCTCAACACAGAACGCTGCTCATTGGAACATCGACCGTCTGGCCGCGACATCACATTGATACATTGATTGATTATTGACTGATGAGCGCAGAAAAAGAAACGGAGCCGACACAACAGAAACAAGGTGTTATTCTTATTGGAAAAACCAAACAGTAAATGACACAAGAGCGTTTGAGAACGACCTTTGAGGGCTCTGTTCTCCTCGTGACTCATGGAAATACCTCAAATATTACAAATGGCCTCGCTGCATTTCTCCTGATGCTATTCCTGGTCCGTCGGCCCTGTGGCTCGTCGTCCGTAGCAACGCTCAGGAGGGCTGTAATGTTTTCTCTTTATTTCCACCTTTGGTTGCCAAGGTCCACCCTTCCTAACCTGATTACATTCTCTGTAATGCCTTTAGTCCCTCGTACATCGAACCGTGGCGACCCCACCACAGGGCGCTGACTTGgcccacagcgccccctagtggGGCAGCGTGGTGATCCTCATGCTCTGGCTGGCGATGGGGTAGGACACCATGGGGGCGGTGGCGTGGCTCATGGTCAGACCCGCCGTGGCGTGGCTCATGGTCAGACCCGCCGTGGCGTGGCTCATGGCGAGGCCCGCCGTGGCGTGGCTCATGGTCAGACCCGCCGTGGCGTGGCTCATGGCGAGGCCCGCCATCGGCTGCGACAGGGACACCGCCACGGGCGCCACGGACACCGCCACGGACGCCATGGACACCGGCGGCCCCAGCCCCTGGGCGATGGTCTGCACGAGGGCCGCCGCCAGGGGGGTGATCTCGGCGCTGAGGTGGGGGGCCGCGATGGCGGGCGGGGCCGcgatggggggcggggccgggggggcgaTGCTGGAGGCCAGGTCCTGCTGGGTGACGACGCGGGGCTGTAGGCCCGCGCTGCTCAGCGTGGTGTGGGTCTGGGCGATGCTGTGGTTGTAGGAGCTCACCACGGCGGGCCCCAGGCTGTCGGAGGGCAGCGGCGTGGAGGTCAGCGTGATCACCTTGGCCTGGCTGCGGTACTGCGCGTTCTGCTCCAGCAGCACGTCGTTGGTGGCCAGCAGGTTGGACACCTGGGGGAGGAGACGTCAGCTTAATGAACGCAGAGGCGATGGCAGTGTTCGTCTCTCATTGGCTGACTCAACGTATAGACATTCTCCATTGGCTGATTTAACACATTGATAAGACGTTCTCTCTTTGGCTGATTCAACGTAAAGACAttctctgtgattggctgatagaTGTTCTCTGTGATTGGCCGATTTAACCTATGGGTTCTGGGTTTCTCTCTGAGTTGCTGATTAAATCTATAGATGTTCTCTCTTgtttctctgattggctgattcaACGTATAGACGTTCTCTGTGTACatctctcattggctgattcaGCGTATAGAcgttctctgattggctgattcaACGTATAGAcgttctctgattggctgattaaGCGTATAGACGTTCTGAACCACTGAGCCCCACCTGtttcttcagctcctccaccctcttgCGCAGCAGgcagttctcctcctccaggaagcGGTACTCCAGGGGCCGGGGCGGCAGCGGGGCCGGGACCCCCAGCTCAAAGTGCCCCCCCCCGGTGGCGTCCACCAGCCGCAGCCCCTCCAGCCGCCGCCGCTTCAGCTGCAGCGTGCCGTGGTCCACGGGCACCTCCATGGGCCCTGGCTCGAAGAACGCCCCCTCGAACAGCGGGTCGTACACCGAGCAGGGCCCCCGCTCGTAGCGCCGCGGCCCCAGGGGCCCCAGCGACAGgcagccccccagccccaccccccccacgccccccacgCCGGAGATGGCCGCCTCGCGGTGGACCCCCAGGCTGGGGGCAGCCCATCCCCAGCACGTtgcccccgcccaccccccccaccagccccgccATCCCCccgcaggccacgcccccgcaggccacgcccccgccgccgccgccgccgccgcccccacccACCGGCCCGCCCACGTTCACcatgccaccgccgccgccgccccgccgcCGCTCCCCGCCCCgatggccccgcccacccccacccGGGGGGCGGGCTCGAACTCGTAGTCCTTCTTCACGTGGCGGAACTTGCACTTGCTCCCGCGCTGGCACTCGCCCTTCAGGAAGTCCCGGCAGAGGGGCACCTCCCCCCGGCTGTGGGGCAGGTCTGTGGGGGAGAGGCCCAGGCGCGCCGCCACCTTGCCCCGCAGCCTGGGCGGAAGCTCGCCGCTGCGCTTGTAGCAGTCCTCGTCGTCCTTGGAGCCGTGCACGAAGCGGCAGCTGGAGCGCAGGCACTCCCGGTTCTGGTGGTCGTGGCAGAACACAAACTCGTTCTTCTGCACGCCCAGGTCCGACACCTCGCTGAAGTCGGGGTGGCGGAAGCGGCAGCGCTTGCCCCTCTTGCACACGTTTGCGCACAAAGTCCCGGCACACGCCGTCCACCGCCTGCCCggccgacgccgccgccgccaccggccgccccccccccgccggcgcccccaccccccgctcCCGTTGCCGAGAGCCCCTCCTCCGCCCATCCCCACGGAGCCTGAGACCCCCCCTGGCAGCCCTGAGCCGACTAGGCCTTCCCTGAACCCCCGCCTGACCCCGAGCcacgccccccctcctcccccaggctgcccccgcccccaccagctGACAGGTAGGACGAGTCCCGGTCAGGCATGGCGCTGGAGCCAGCGAAGAGAGAACGCAGCAGGCATGGGGGTGGCGGGGGTCGGCAGGGCGGACATCAGTCCACACCTCCACTGACTGAAGAAGAGGACCTCTTGGTACGGAGGGTCCTTGGTCAACAGCTCTGTGAACATATGTTATAACACTCTTATGATTGGGATAGAGTGTGTTCTATTTCCTGTGTTATGATTATTAATGATGACTCGAGTGTTGTTGTGGAGATATGGCGCTTCAAACGAAGCAGATCAGGGATTAAACATTGACAGGTAATGACAGGTAAATGATTCCTACGTGGGCTTCACAATAAGGCACAAATAAATGACAATTAAACCACCTATCGCGATATCTGAGCTGATGTTGGAGACCACCTGCTACCTGACTATCATCAGAAGCGTGTAGCTGCCGTCGCTGTttgtttaataacacaaattaTCAGCTTACCGGATGCAAACCAACGTGAAGAAACAGCTGAACGGGCTCCTGTATCAGGGCTTCCGATTCAAGAAGGTTAATAAACGATTTAATGCCCGAAGAACGAAGCTAAGGGCTAGCTGCTCCAGGCCTGCGCTGTGTTGACAACATTTATAACCACTAGAGAAGAAGAGTCGTTTGGGGCCTCCCGTCCTCCGGCACCCCCTAGTGGTCAGTAAACACACCGAGGACGACTGGTGCCCCCTAGTGGTGAACCTAATAAATACACTAAGCCCTGAGGACGAGCACTGGCATGGACGGCGCCTTCCTGTTCAACACTGTACGAATTTGAAGCCCGTTTAAAATGTTAAGGAAGAACAGTAATACTTTATATAATATCGTACGTTTGCCATTTGTACGTCTGTTTGACGTGGGCACAGACATTGTGCAAGGCTTAAATCCTGGAAGAGTTAGGAGGTAACGTCAGCTCAGCTCACCAAGCCGGATGGAGGATCACGATTAGGTCCATCAACCTGCTGTTTACCTAGGGAGATCAGCTACTGAACTAGAATGTGAGGTAGACACCTCGGTTGATCTGGTTTCGAGTGTGTGAGCGTCCCGATACCAAGTGAAGAACATGTCCCAGCAAAGTGTTTACTTGTGGACGTTGTTGTGGATCGCATCCCGCCTGTGTGCCTCTCTGGAGACCCAGAATACCCACCATGATACCCTGGATGTTCAGACTAGCTCTCTGAAGACCCAGAAGACCCACTATGATACTCTGGAGATTCAACGGACCGCTACCGACCGACAAATCCAGAAAGCTTTCCACAAGCTGGCGGTGAAGTTCCACCCTGACAAGAACAAAAGCTCCGGGGCGGAGAAGATCTTCCGGGAGATCGTTGAAGGTGATCCACCATACCAAACCTTCTTCATCACCTCTTAGCCGCCTCGTATTCGACGATTCAAAAGTTTAATTCGAATCGTAATGTGAAATGTATAAAATGAATTTTGTTATGGCACCCTTTTCAATGaatattattgtaattattgattattgagGAGGagaatagatggatggatacaaACTTTATTCATCCTCCGGAGGGgacattaaataaacataaaaatagaTGCTAAAGTAAATGCTTAAGTAAGGACAAACGGGAAAACAGAACAAATAGTATAAACGGTATCAATTATAAAGTGGCCCAGCGCCGGTCCTTCATTAGCATACTAAAGTGTGTAAATGAAATGTAAAGATGGTGATGACATCTCTACACgttctctctccgtgtctcagCCTACGAGGTCCTGTCCAACCAGGACTCCAGGAGGACCTACGACTACCTGGGGCACGAGGCCTTCCTGCAGGACGACAAGGACTTCCACCACCACGAGGAGCACTCCGACGAAGACTTCTTCCACTTCGATTTTGATGACTTCTTCTCCAGCCTCGGCCTGGACGATGAAGACGATGACGATGACCTCTTCCTGGACGAGCCGCTCCACCACAGCTGGGGGTTCTCCAGGGGAGGCGAGGACCTGGAGGCCCTCGAAGAGGAGCGAGACATCCTGGATCACATCTTCTTCGACACGCGGGAACAGCATTATTACTACGGTCTGGgggacgatgatgatgaggaggatgaggagtacGCCTTCTAGCCTGGAGCAGTTCTGAGGCACAACGTCTGAACTTTGTGAACTGGACTcgtcccttctctcctctctcactctgtatgTCTGCTATGATGTGATGTTATTTAATAAAAGTTGAagcatttatttactttattctGTCGGTTTCTCTTACTCCGTATCCTTATACATATTCAGGAGCAGTGGGTTTGAATCATCTCTATGGAGCATTTCGGCACTACCTCCTGGCCCTGTGAGACTTGTACCGATGGGCTGGTTTCAGTCCCTTTCCTTTGTGGGCGGGTCCTTCTGAGTTACCGATTGGCTGGTTTCAGTCCCTTTCCTTTGTGGGCGGTCCTTCTGAGTTACCGATTGGCTGGTTTCAGTCCCTTTCCTTTGTGGGTGGGTCCTTCTGAGTTACCGATTGGCTGGTTTCTGTCCCTTTCCTCTGTGGGCGGGTCCTTCTGAGTTACCGATTGGCTGGTTTCAGTCCCTTTCCTTTGTGGGCGGGTCCTTCTGAGTTACCGATTGGCTGGTTTCTGTCCCTTTCCTCTGTGGGCGGGTCCTTCTGAGTTACCGATTGGCTGGTTTCAGTCCCTTTCCTTTGTGGGCGGGTCCTTCTGAGTTACCGATTGGCTGGTTTCTGTCCCTATTCCTATGTGGGCGGGTCCTTCTGAGTTACCGATTGAGTTACCAATGGGCTGGTCTCAGTCCCTTTCCTCTGTGGGCGGGTCCTTCTGAGTTACTGACTCACTAGCTTCACTCATCTTCCTTTTCCCTGAGCCAGCAGTTCTGTACTGGCATGTTTTCGTCCCATTCTCGAAGGACCATGTGCACTTTGACCAACAGGATATCCTGCGTTTCCTCAGCAGTGTTGAACACAAGGGGCCATTCGGAGACTGGGCTGTGCGGTGTTAAAGCACACTTCTTCAGAAAGAACATCCAAGCACTCCGTGAACCTACCCGAGGGAGGGTCCTGTGTGTTGTTGATTATAAACTCAGCCATGATGGTAAGTCACTGTTTCCAGTGGATTATGGGGTGATTAGGAAGCCGTTTTTCTCAACTTGGGGTCGTCATGTGATCCAGACACACCTTGAAGCAAGAATGCAACCGCACAATGGAATCTTACGTTTTGTGTTTACTATCCATGAAACTATCGTTACACTGCTGCCTCTGCTCTCACAAAGGTccaagtgtgtgtttctcaCTGCATGAAGGGGAGTTTATCCCTGACACCGGCCCCTCTGactg belongs to Gadus morhua chromosome 13, gadMor3.0, whole genome shotgun sequence and includes:
- the zc3h10 gene encoding LOW QUALITY PROTEIN: zinc finger CCCH domain-containing protein 10 (The sequence of the model RefSeq protein was modified relative to this genomic sequence to represent the inferred CDS: inserted 1 base in 1 codon; deleted 6 bases in 4 codons) — protein: MPDRDSSYLSAGGGGGSLGEEGGRGSGSGGGXREGLVGSGLPGGVSGSVGMGGGGALGNGSGGWGRRRGGGGRAAAASAGQAVDGVCRDFVRNVCKRGKRCRFRHPDFSEVSDLGVQKNEFVFCHDHQNRECLRSSCRFVHGSKDDEDCYKRSGELPPRLRGKVAARLGLSPTDLPHSRGEVPLCRDFLKGECQRGSKCKFRHVKKDYEFEPAPRVGVGGAIGAGSGGGAAAGGMVNVGGPVGGGGGGGGGGGVACGGVACGGMAGLVGGVGGGNVLGMGCPSLGVHREAAISGVGGVGGVGLGGCLSLGPLGPRRYERGPCSVYDPLFEGAFFEPGPMEVPVDHGTLQLKRRRLEGLRLVDATGGGHFELGVPAPLPPRPLEYRFLEEENCLLRKRVEELKKQVSNLLATNDVLLEQNAQYRSQAKVITLTSTPLPSDSLGPAVVSSYNHSIAQTHTTLSSAGLQPRVVTQQDLASSIAPPAPPPIAAPPAIAAPHLSAEITPLAAALVQTIAQGLGPPVSMASVAVSVAPVAVSLSQPMAGLAMSHATAGLTMSHATAGLAMSHATAGLTMSHATAGLTMSHATAPMVSYPIASQSMRITTLPH
- the LOC115556949 gene encoding dnaJ homolog subfamily B member 9 — protein: MSQQSVYLWTLLWIASRLCASLETQNTHHDTLDVQTSSLKTQKTHYDTLEIQRTATDRQIQKAFHKLAVKFHPDKNKSSGAEKIFREIVEAYEVLSNQDSRRTYDYLGHEAFLQDDKDFHHHEEHSDEDFFHFDFDDFFSSLGLDDEDDDDDLFLDEPLHHSWGFSRGGEDLEALEEERDILDHIFFDTREQHYYYGLGDDDDEEDEEYAF